Sequence from the Puntigrus tetrazona isolate hp1 chromosome 11, ASM1883169v1, whole genome shotgun sequence genome:
ATCAACGAAAATCACTTGTAGTAGCTCTGCTGCATCTATGTTCAGCGTGTGTGAAAGCAAAGAAATCACAATATACGCTGATGCTTAAACGAgtctaataaaaatgtgatatgaAACCAATAAGGTGACAGGAAATAATTATGATTGGTAACTTATTTCGCCAACAATTGGTaggtaaaatgatttttattttttaggcctgtgtgtaaataagtgtatctctctctttttacatttctgatgGTCAGATTGTCTCGCTGGCTTGCCAGCTGTTGTCTGGCTCTCATGTGTGTCTGAGAACACTCTCAGCGTGGCTCTCAGCTGTAGCGCTCAGGATCGTGACTCACAGGAAGTTCTTCTccagtgtttgtatttatgtgtgcaCATGATCATGTGTCATCTCAGGTCAGCTGGTTGTCAGTACAATCCAATGGTATAACAGCTGTTGTTGGGCCTCACACAATCCTCACTGTACTAAacactccctcacacacacacacactctctctctctctctctctctctctcgctctctctctcagcgtgtgatctctctctctctctctctctctgtgtgcagGAGAGCAGAAGTTATCCAGGCAGGACTAAAGATCAGGATGGAGAAGGAAGATCTGAAGATTATCAACAAGGGTTTGGAGGATGAGATGGTATtttacttttctctctctttttttgcccttttttctttcataaagCACACAAGTTGATTTTCTTTCTGTTCAGGAGCTGAGCGGGTATCGGCTGTGCCGATGGAAGGTGGTTCTGGTGGGTTTGGGTGGTTTCTGTACGGGTGGTTTTCTCTTCCTGCTGCTCTATTGGATGCCTGAATGGTGTGTGAAGGCCACCTGCAGACGGACCACCATCAAAGATGCAGACGTAGCCCTCTTACGAAGCACCGTATGTATTAAACCTATATCTGCATCAAGTGATTTTTGGATCacttgataattttttttttttttttttttattaataactacTTTTAGGTTTTATAAATATGCttattgaaatgttattatttttttaaaagacaggAATTTCCCTAAACAATGAATAAACCGAAGGCACAAATTATGTCTAGCAAAAAATAGACTTATAGTCTTTAAGAATGACAATGCTGCAGACGTCATGTTGTTGTTTGGCAGATAACCCTCTACTCTGAGGCAGATCATTCGTAAATGGCTTCCAGTCATAATTATAGTGCAGTGATGTGGTGTGTTGTAACATAAGTATGTGTTTGCAtgtaatctgtgtttttgtccataGGATGAGTTCAAGCGCTGGTTTAGAGCGAAGATTCGGGTAATGCTGGCCCCTGGGAAGGACCCTTATGACAACCTGGCCTCTCAAACCGCCTCCCCTCAAGCCAATGACCACACCCACAACCCCACTGACCCTGCCCCTGGGAAAATCACCGGGAATCCAGAGGACCAGCCTGTGCCGGTATCATTCGCATCAAATCAATCCTAACCTTCACATATAGTTCAATTCTGCATTTCCACAAATTCTAGTGTTTGCTAACTATATATACGCTACCAGTCAAAGCTTTTTGAAGACAAAAAAGACTCTTCTGTTTAccaagcttgcatttatttgatctaaaatactGCAAAAGTAAATTAGTAGAGGTGCTCCCTAATAGTTGACTAATTGTTGGTCCACCAGTAGAGACTAGGTTGACCAAAATTTTATTAGTCGCTTagttgcataaaaataataatccccAGGTGAAGTCTCGCAGTCCATGACTGACAGATAACGGCTAGTTTATGGTAATGCAGTAAAACATCAGCTGCGTCCAAACGCTTGCCTATCATTCATCGACCTCAAATATGGCTTGTTATCTGAAATGTGTAAGTATTAGCAACTTTACATGGCCGTGTAATGTTAACGCTGGCCGCTGTAATGGCTGCTGATCAGTGTCTGTGCAGAGAGTGAAGAGTAGGACAGATGGAGACGGTGGTGCGCTCAAATTTTTATGTGTGCTttcacaataacaaaataatatatctCGCTTTTTTGTGAATTCCTAGTGAAAGCAAACAGGACGCACTCTCTGCCGTCTCTGACCGTCAACTCGAGCGCAAAACACctcatacatttttgtttctctctgtagatatatttttatgtctgCAAAACAGTGAAATGTCTACTTTCAAATGAACCaattcaaattgaaaacaaTTATAGAATGTTATCCTCATGAAACATGCATACAGACACATCACTACTGCATAGAAGAGTGTCCAAGGACAAAAGAAAGCGCTGCTTGATCAAAAtagtaaaatgttaatgcagtcTCCATACTGTTTTTCACTGACACGTTCATAATCATTACTTCTGCCGCTGCGCTTGGCGAGCTTTGCGTTCGCTTGAGCACTAATGGTACgatgataaataaatgctcatacctgaatggtttattaataaacatgcgGTTAGTCAATGCTTAAAATCAGAGAAATCTTAGACCAGAGAAATCCCTAGTTGACGACAGCCctaaatatttgtacaatttaaaatgactgctttgtttgaatatattttaaaatgtgatttattgctgtgatcCAAATGaaatccctatcattgtattctcttatttaatattgtccagtgctttgatacaatctgttttgttaaaagagctttataaataagtgatttgaattgattgattaaattatcagcagcattactccagtcttcagtggcacataatccttcaaaaatcattctaatatgttaatttgctgtttaagaGGGGTTTTTTAAGATTCATTGGAAGCTTGAAATAATTATaagcaaggatgctttaaattgatcaaaagccaTGATAAAGacataatgttaaaatgatttccatTTCGGAAAAAATACGTTGTACTCTGTTTtcaatatcataataataataataatgataatggaAGTTTTTGAGCAGGAAATCagattattgtaattatttctaaaggatcatgtgcctgaaataatgatgctaaaatttCCGTTTTGaaatcaaaggaataaataacattttaaaaagtaatttttaatagtaaaaatgctttttgaattttaccGTCTTGGCTGCATTTtagatcaaacaaatgcaggcATGGTGAGCTTTCAAAACATTACAGATGctattgtttaaacattttgaatgtggTGTAGTGTAGTTGGGCTTTATCTGTGAATGGGTAaacctcttttctttctcatatttctgcttttcttcTCCATTACAGAGGCGTTATTTTACCCTCCACAGCACTAAATACTTTTGGAACGACTCCATTCAGAACTTCGAAGTATTGAAGTAAGCAAACATGCCCATTTATGACCCGTCTCTGATGATTTGTATAAATTCTGCTCTGCGAAACCCTAAAACCTCATTGTTCTGCAGAGGCCTGGAAGATCAGAGCATGACCTGCTCTTCTGTTCACTCAAAGCACAGTTTCGGGCTCAACAAAAACCAGCAGGAGTACAGGTGAAGCCTTTGTAATCTGTCAGTTGAGCCGTGTCTGGAAATAAATGTTGACTAGTGGGCTCAAGAATCAAGTTTAACTATTGTTCATCTCTACTTTAGGAGATTTTTTTTCGGACTCAATGAAATAGACGTGAAAGTGCCTTCTCTTTTCAAGCTGCTAATTAAGGAGGTATGAGTGAAATGTGAGACCGACCCTGGCTGCAGAAATAGCATGACGCAGCACTGCTGACTCTGCTGTGGTAAATATTGTATGTCTTCTTAGGAACTTGAAATAAAGGAACTATCTTCGTCCCTCTCTTTCTCAGGTCCTCAATCCTTTCTACATCTTCCAGCTCTTCAGTGTTATCCTGTGGTGTACTGATGAATACTACTACTACGCAATGGCCATAGTCGTCATGTCAGTCATATCAATAGCTACCTCTCTCTACACTATTAAAAAGGTATGAAGTTAAATCGTTTAAAACGGTATGcgcaaaacattttatttactgtgctgttgtatttttcatatttttaatatttctaattttagtaaaaaataatgGTATAGTGGATTAATACTATAGTCCAgatctttttacatttatttatttaataagttaATGGTTTGTGAAATGTTGACCAATGCAGGCAAGTCAATGATTATTTTTGGCTACTAACTGATTAATAGCATGTTAATATTCTTTGTTATTCTGTATACTGTACAAAGTATTTGtgcaaaatatgtacatgctattttatgatttaatatacATATGAATTTTGTATTCtgcactattttaaatattattcaaatacatttaaaattgttcatTATGAGCCAATTAATAATCAGTATTGATATGAAATACAacataattattactacacataaTTTTGCTTCCTGTACTGTTTCTTATGTTGTATtaggtattttaaatattattttttaaggaaaaaacatttcccatgaagaaaacaaactatttgaaatgcaattaaatatatatatattgttttatcaaAGACAAAAATCCATTAAGTTCATAAATATATTGGTCAATAAAGGTTTTGGCCtttattaactaataaattACCTATTAAAATTGTGTAACATGCCACATATTTATGAGATactttatatactgtaaatttagttttttattttagtgtaataattaaatcagtAATTCTCTAAGCGAAAGTTTTTACATGTCGAATGACATTTCTCGTTTTAGTATAACGAACATTGAtgaattatacataataaaagacatttatggtAACATTTGAACACGACCAGTTTGATTCTGTTATTTcagcaaataaatcaatataatgtTGTATTTTAGAGTCATCAAGCATAGGGGTGTATCCAAGGTTAGagttaatgctaaatttctgaTTACATAACTGAGGTCTGTTATCAGTTCATATGTTTTTGTATACGCCTATTAGATTAGATTATCTGTGCTGCCTGGTCAAGAGaatgtttatttgtgctttacatttagcctttttttgttgttttacagcaATATGTAATGCTACACGACATGGTGGCAGCACACAGTACTGTTCGAGTTACAGTCTACAGGGGCGAAAACGGTACGGATCAGAGTGTGGAATATGATTTTCATTACATCTAAGTATATTTGTAATGAGGGTGCTGCTGCAGGTCTGGGTTGCCTGCATCAGTGAGCCTGGCGCAGTGGCCAAAGTCACGATGAGTCAGCACTCCTGCGCAAGGAAGCATGGGTAATAAGTGATCTGCTGAGACAGACTGCTTTTATTTCACACCTCTctctgtcttgttttttttttgctgtacagAAACGGAGGAAGCCCTGTCCACAGACCTGGTCCCCGGCGACGTCATCGTCATCCCCAGCAACGGGACCATCATGCCCTGTGACGCAGTGCTCATCTGTGGCACCTGCATTGTTAATGAGAGCATGCTTACAGGTGATTGGATGCAGCCAAAGTTGATTTAGAGAGGGGCGATTTGGGGGGAAATCATACGTTACCCTGGACCGCAAAACCGGTTATAAATGTCAGTGTTCAACATTTTTTGGCAATTgggatttatacatcatctaatggctgaataaatgtgattttgcaTGGATgcaatactgagaaaatcacctttgtGAAGTTGCAACTGGTCGAAAATTAAgccttaatatttttacagaaggaaatgtagaaaatatcttcatggaacatgatctttagttaatatcattcattttgacccatacaatggaATTTTGGCtcttgctataaatataccccagtgacttaatactggttttgtggtccagggtcacacgtATTCCTCATGACTGCTCAAAAATAGTTCAAATACATAACTCCTGTCCACCTTTTTCATTGCAGAAGTTGTTTTTGAATGCGCAAGTCTTCTTGTTCATTAACCTCTGTAGGGAAATAACGAGAAGAATGagcatacagtaaaacagtttgAACTACAAACCAGTGCGTTTGTAattaagataaattaaaataatatagtgacactatataaatataaatgttttgcacaGCTAAAAATAGGTCTGGCTTCTGGTGTCATCCGTTTCCAgctattaaatatacaaatgactGTCACCACtcatatgatatttatttatttctaaacatgACAATTAGGGTTTCATTTTTCTTGCTGCAGTGATTGGTCAATAGACAGATGAAGTATATTCGTGAACCATTCCAAATGTTTTTGAcattattgtgacgtttttttgttacattaccACCTAATCTACTCAAATTTTTACTATTGAAGAAACAaagatttttatgatttaatacgCGCATTAActttcagtaagatttttgacttcagctttcttttctgtttttatttaaagtgataaTCACCGATTTCATGTATATGTTGTCCTTTGTCGTCATTTAACGGCTGTTgttgtcatttaatttattttcctttttttgtgaataCAGTGAAGATATGCATGTCTCCTTAAATGTTTCTCATTTCATGTATTCAGGTGAGAGTGTTCCAGTCACAAAGACTGACCTTCCAAACCCTCAACGGGATAAGAAGGGTGGGGATGGAGATGCCATCTACAGCACAGAGGAACACAAGAGACACACGCTCTTCTGTGGCACAAACGTCATACAGACCCGCTACTACACGGGAGAAATGGTCAAAGCTGTGGTGGTCCGCACAGGTTAGAAGCCAGAAGtacttcaaatacattttaagcatgCTTTGTCTGCCGCCTTTTTGTCGCTGAAGTTGTATTTCAATGTATTGCCTCGAGTTTGCACTAAAAGGTACCATAGTAGGCAGGATATCTGCTCGAATGATGCTTTAAAATACTGCCAACATAAGCAGCTGACTAGATTCTGTAACGGAGCCCATAGTTACAATttcagtgtgtgtatttttcttctCTAGGCTTCAGCACCGCTAAAGGGCAGCTCATCCGCTCTATCCTGTACCCAAAACCCACAGATTTTAAGCTGTACCGGGACGCGTACATGTTCCTGCTGTGCCTGGTCGCTGTTGCCAGCATCGTCTTTGTCTATTCCTTGGTCATGAAAATCATAAATAAggtttttatctttctttaatGTCATAAGGAACAGCAGTGTTTTTGTGACATCAGTAAGTTGGGGCAAATGTTTGCATCCCCAACTTTGAACAGTTTTGGGGGACACACTTTTTTCCCCCTAATACCGCCCTTCAAAGTTTATAGACGATAGTTACACGTTTgccagaagacaaaataagttcAATTTGAACCATTTGAAGCATTTGAACCTTCTGTAATAGCAGTCCCTCAGGTGTAAAAAGATTCATCTCGAAATCAAAGTCAATGTTGGAAAgagttcaaatgcaaaaaatgctgaaaaccaAAAATTGGTTGGATCTGAATGATTTTTCTGAATCACAGCAGGCAATTTAactgttcaggacaaacaagggactcatgAGCGGCTGTcactaaagaaacaaaaaacaacaccgTTGTAAAAATCAAGGGAATGTAAACTTTCGAACAATTCcgtttttataaattgttttttttttgtctaaacatCTTATTCAGGTCAGTTATTAAATGAACGTTAACATGCACTTTGTATGATGCCtcttaaatttaataaaataattggcaTTTAAATGGGGATGCAAACTTTTGACCTCAGCTTTAGGTTATAGAACACTTTTTGTGTATATAGATGTAGCAGAATTGAAAGTCTAGGAAAATGTGACCGGTTCAATAAATTGAGTAAATAAAGtgtgaaaaatgtgtgtttcaCTGGTATGATTTTTGTCATGTAGGAACCAGTAAAGGAAATCATAGTCAAGTCTCTGGACATCATTACTATCACGGTGCCCCCTGCGCTGCCGGCAGCCATGACAGCGGGCATCGTCTATGCTCAACGGCGCCTCAAGAAAGTCGGGATATTCTCCATCAGTCCACAAAGAATCAACATCTGTGGGCAGCTGAACCTGGTGTGCTTTGACAAGGTAAACATGGGAGACCGAAGTCCTTTTCTTTTAATGCAACGGGGagtcaaatattacaaatatctttttttttaaaaaactactttcagaaacattaaatctggttatttttcataaaactaGGGTAAATTGTGGAGACATTTTGGAACTTCATGGTCTAATATTATGCAGTAATATGTTTTAGCTAATACAGAGTTgatgcatttatcattttacaatttttcatttaacagatgtgtaatattatgcaattattaaacaatttacttattttaaacattactattgtctaaataataaaatgaacggtttatttaaaaaaaaagacattactGCTActactttattataataataataataataataatgataatgatcaTGATATGAAACAAATTGTTgttaaataactattattattacagtataaaaacgaggcttgtttttagtaatttattattattattattattattatttttatttatttatttatttttttttcataatttcagaCAGGCACCCTTACAGAAGATGGCTTGGACATGTGGGGAATTCAGCGAACAGAAGATGGCAGgtataaaataaagatgaaatggATTACCAGAACATTCTCAGTTGTTTTTGGCTCATCACTGCAGGTGCTTTAACTGCTCCTCTGCACTAGATTCCACCATTCAGAAGAAAAAGCAGACGATAAGAACTTGGTAACAACCAAGTTTGTGTCCTGCATGGCCACCTGTCACTCTCTCACCAAGATTGAGGGTCAGCTCTCTGGAGATCCACTGGACCTCAAGATGTTCGAGGCCACAGGCTGGGTCAGTGTCTGCTGTGACAGGAGAACAGCTTTTAATGTTCTCATTCGAGTTTTGGAACTAGttgtacttgtttttatttattttggtgtcGCTCTGTGGCTTCAGATACTGGTGGAAGCTACAGAAGAGGAGACGGCTCACCACGACCGCATTGAACTCACTTACGTAAAACCACCCAATCAGCTTCTGCCGCCGCCAGTCATATCACCCGAACAGGACATGGTGAGCATTTCTCTGCTTTTTACAggataaattatttgtttttaaaacatttgttctgATCTCTTGCTGTTTCTTTCCAGGAACTGTCTGAACTCTATGAGCTCTCGGTATGTACAATGgctattatttgtatttaatttatgaaaTCTGTGGACACACATTGGGGTTTAAAtgatatctgtttgtttttttttaatgctgtagGCGTCATATATGATTGGTATCGTGCGGCAGTTCTCCTTCTCCTCCGCTCTGCAGAGAATGAGTGTGGTTGTCCGTCAGATCGGAGAGAGACGTATGGATGCCTATCTGAAAGGAGCTCCAGAGGTTGTGGCGAGCCTGTGTAAGAAAGAAACAGGTCAGCAAGAAAAATCAGTCGGTTGTTAATATCTAACCTCTTAAGTTTCAAGTATCCgattgaagtatttttttcctcacaacGCACGACAGTACCAGAAGATTTTGCAGAGGTTCTGGAGAACTACACCAAACAGGGCTTCCGGGTCATCGCTCTGGCACACAGGCGGCTGGAATCCAAACTTACATTTCACAAAGTGCAGAACATTAACCGGTAAAGATGACGCTTTTTACTGGGAcgtcaattaaaattaaacttaacTAACTAAACTGACTTTTACAGAATAAGGTGCCATGTTACGCTGGAACTGTTGGTTCTGTGTTTCTATACAGGGATCAAATTGAGAAAAATATGGATTTTCTGGGTTTGATCATCATGCAGAACAAGCTGAAAACCGAAACGCCAGGTGTGCTGGACGATCTCCGACGTGCCAGCATACGCACCGTCATGGTCACAGGTACATGACTTCTGTGGTCTGCATGTTCTACTTGTGGAAACCCGTTTAATATGGTTTCTGAACATACTTTTCAAATGGTCAATATCGGAGCATATTTTATGTAGCTTTCATTCaaaaagatttagtttttaaaagaaggcTTCTTGCTCATcaggactgcatttatttgatcaaaaatacagtaaaacgctaatgttctgaaataataacataaaaagtttatttttatatattttatgtaattttattttccaagattcttttgagtaaaaaatgtaaatgtagtgtTTACATTGTTTCGTTTAAATTAATGTGGCCTCGCTGATTAAAAGATTGAACGCTTacatcccaaacttttgagcacTTGTGTGCGGCACACGCTGCCTatgatgtataaatgttttctcGTAGTACGTACCTAGCAGGACGCATTTGATCTGTGTCCAACAAACATGCTTCGGTTACGCCCTCCGTACCTTACTTGTGTTATTTCACCTGGCTAGCTTACCGGGAGCTGAACATGCTCATGTTGTTTGAAGATGGAAGGGAGTTTAGGGCGACCAGCCGCGGGCAGACGGGAGTCTGGGAGCTTTGTAGCTTAAATCATTAGGTATTCCTGGAATCTCGTCTAATAAGGTTCTCGGCTCTCCAGATTACCAGCCAAGCGCTCCAAAGTTCATACGAGGCTGAATGCAGCATTGTGAATGTAAGCAGATTGAGTTTGTACATGACCTACTCTCACAATCATGAGGAGCACTGGTTCATTGCCAGACACCAGCCATCATCTCTGTCTACTGACtaattaaaaagtacttttgtACCAATATATTGAATGATCTAATAGAatggaatttaaaaatgaataggttattgtaagggttttttttgttttttttgttttcttaatctTTTCTTTGTCTCTTGTGTAGGTGACAACATGCTGACGGCCATCTCCGTGGCACGAGACTGCGGCATGATTCAGCCACAAGACCGAGTCATTATTGCCGACGCGCTGCCCCCTAAAGATGGCCAGGCTGCCAAGATCACCTGGCACTACGCCGACAAACCCGGCAAACTCTCAAACAAGCCCACTAAACTAGAGGTCAGTGTGCCATCTGCTGGCCACACCCAGTCACTGTGACTTTGTGGGAATTAATATTCTGGGTTAATACGGTTTGAGACCTGTCCCCAGTTTTTGTGGCACATTGACACCGTTTTCAGATACCTTTAGCAAAATCAGTCTTACAGTAAGATACGTGCAATGGAACATGCAGTATGCATTAATCTATGGGAATCAGCCAAATACATCTCAAGACGCCTCGTATCAATCATCTCTCTGTACTTGTGTTCTTTGATTGCAGGAGATGGAGATTATTATGGAAGATGGGCATTCTGTGGATGAGATGAAAACTCAGGAACAGTATCACTTTGCCATGAGCGGCAAATCATTTGCTGTAATTACTGAGCATTTCCAGGACCTGCTACAGAAGGtatgaaaaaagtaattttttttgattCGTGTAGACGTGAGTTGTTAATATATGATGTTTATGGTGTTTTGATTGTTGGTGTAGCTGGTGCTTCATGGAACAGTGTTTGCAAGGATGGCGCCTGACCAGAAGACTCAGCTTGTTGAGACATTAGAAAGTGTAGAGTGAgtattacacaaacacacaaactccaTGGGAGCTCTGTTTGCATGTCTCTTTAGAATAGTAATCATTGGTGTATACTTGTGGTTTTACAAGGGATTACTCGCATAGTAGTAGTAAAACCTTGCTAaagttttttccctttttcttctGCAGTTATTTTGTAGGAATGTGTGGAGACGGAGCGAACGACTGTGGGGtgagatattttaaaatcttatttgaTAGGATTGTGTgtggtgttttttatttttttttatagcttagCTAATGTCTGTCGGTTTTGTCATCAGGCACTGAAGAGAGCTCATGCTGGCATCTCTCTGTCAGAGCTGGAGGCTTCAGTGGCTTCTCCATTTACCTCCACGACTCCCAGCATCACCTGCGTGCCCAATCTGATCAGGTGTCCTAACCGCACCACAGCACACCTCCTGTTTCAAGCCCTCATCAAGAAAAATCATCATTTTCGGATTTCAGACTGAATTTATTGTACTGCCGTGACTTTCAGGACTCAAAACAACTCAAAGTccaacaaaagcatttattaaaattacaaacgTTAGATTCGTTTTGGACATCAGAAATCCAAAAAACATGATGGCATAATGGCACAAACAAATATGTCTACTTTTACCTAATTTATTACAGTAAGAAATGGGACCTTTTGTCGATTGCTTGGTTAGGATGCTGTGTTAGTCTGAAATAGTTGATGGTGCTTGTAGAAGGCATTTCCCAAAGACAAATTCATTCTTTTCACAAAACATTGTGTTTTCCAAGAGTCTCACACATGCCGTTTCTCCACAGAGAGGGCAGAGCGGCTCTCATCACCTCCTTCTGCGTGTTCAAGTTCATGGCTCTATACAGTATTATTCAATGCCTCAGTGTTGCCCTTCTCTACTCCGTAAGTTCCCTCGTCATTCACAGAATTACTTGCTACAGTTATGTCTTTCTGTGCTCGTGAGTGACAGAAGGTCATTAGTTCATGCTCCTACATCCCTGATCCAGTAGTAATGCGTTTCAGATTGGCAGTAACCTGGGTGACTTCCAGTTCCTCTTCATCGACATGGCCATCATTCTTCTAATTGTCTTCACCAGTGAGTATGAGCTGTAATGTCTTTTCTCGTTCGGCTCAAATCGATTTCAGTGGTGCCAGTTGCATTTAATGGCTAAAAACCTTTTAGAATAATATGCACTAGAAATATTTTGGGacataaatgtttcatgttgtcaATAAGCACTTGGATTTGAGCTCATGAAAATGCAGGAGCATTACTGATTATTCGTGAGGCCGTTTTTAatcgtttgttttgtttgctttcccGCTCACCCCTAGTGAGTTTGAATTCTGCGTGGAAGGAGCTTGTCGCCCAAAGACCTCCCTCCGGCCTCGTCTCAGGTCCTCTCCTTTTCTCAGTTCTTAGCCAGATTCTCATTTGCCTCGGCTTCCAGATCATGGCCTTCCTCTTGATCCAACAATTGGGCTGGTACTCCAAACCAGAGTGAGTACAGCGCATTAGTGGTACTGCAACGCACTTAAACATCTTCagattgttttcatatttaacttgctcgcattaaaaaaaaaaaaaaaatcatcagctttagtctttgttttatttttccagtttcTACAACTGCTCTGCTCCCCAACACATAGATAACTCCACTGAAGAAACGTCTGAAGAACGCATCATGAATGATGTGAATACCACACTCTTCTTCGTCTCCTCTTTTCAGTACCTCATTGTCGCCATTGTTTTCTCCAAAGGAAAGCCCTTCCGCCAGCCCAGCTACAAGAACTGTAAGGAACCGTAACCTTTTTCAGATCGATGCGTTCACGGTGCAGTGTGACAAACTCACGAAGCAGCATTGTTTCACAATTTTACATTCtatttagtacattttgaacatttgaatGTTACGTAGATATAACGTTTGCATTCTAGCTCTGCATCCTGGTATGTTTGTGCGGTTAACTTGGGGTAATTAGTTTAGTTAAAATTCTCtagaattaaaatgtaagtaatgTGTAAAAATTGCAATATGCATGTTGAAATGAAATTGTTCTTGTCTGACGTTTGCCTTGAAGACACAGCAAATGCTAATCGGCTTCTCACTTACTCTTCATTGTGTTTCTGGTTGActgttttctccttttttttttttttttttcagggccGTTTGTTCTGTCTGCTTTAATTCTCgtcattttcctgtttttcatCATGTTTGTCCCAATCTCTGGAATCTATCAATTTTTAGAGGTATGAAACTTTAATATATATGGCCAATGCTTGGAGCAAATATCATTCAGGCCCTTATAAAACCACAAGTTATCCTGCTTAATAATTCTgtgga
This genomic interval carries:
- the atp13a3 gene encoding polyamine-transporting ATPase 13A3 isoform X4, which encodes MEKEDLKIINKGLEDEMELSGYRLCRWKVVLVGLGGFCTGGFLFLLLYWMPEWCVKATCRRTTIKDADVALLRSTDEFKRWFRAKIRVMLAPGKDPYDNLASQTASPQANDHTHNPTDPAPGKITGNPEDQPVPRRYFTLHSTKYFWNDSIQNFEVLKGLEDQSMTCSSVHSKHSFGLNKNQQEYRRFFFGLNEIDVKVPSLFKLLIKEVLNPFYIFQLFSVILWCTDEYYYYAMAIVVMSVISIATSLYTIKKQYVMLHDMVAAHSTVRVTVYRGENETEEALSTDLVPGDVIVIPSNGTIMPCDAVLICGTCIVNESMLTGESVPVTKTDLPNPQRDKKGGDGDAIYSTEEHKRHTLFCGTNVIQTRYYTGEMVKAVVVRTGFSTAKGQLIRSILYPKPTDFKLYRDAYMFLLCLVAVASIVFVYSLVMKIINKEPVKEIIVKSLDIITITVPPALPAAMTAGIVYAQRRLKKVGIFSISPQRINICGQLNLVCFDKTGTLTEDGLDMWGIQRTEDGRFHHSEEKADDKNLVTTKFVSCMATCHSLTKIEGQLSGDPLDLKMFEATGWILVEATEEETAHHDRIELTYVKPPNQLLPPPVISPEQDMELSELYELSASYMIGIVRQFSFSSALQRMSVVVRQIGERRMDAYLKGAPEVVASLCKKETVPEDFAEVLENYTKQGFRVIALAHRRLESKLTFHKVQNINRDQIEKNMDFLGLIIMQNKLKTETPGVLDDLRRASIRTVMVTGDNMLTAISVARDCGMIQPQDRVIIADALPPKDGQAAKITWHYADKPGKLSNKPTKLEEMEIIMEDGHSVDEMKTQEQYHFAMSGKSFAVITEHFQDLLQKLVLHGTVFARMAPDQKTQLVETLESVDYFVGMCGDGANDCGALKRAHAGISLSELEASVASPFTSTTPSITCVPNLIREGRAALITSFCVFKFMALYSIIQCLSVALLYSIGSNLGDFQFLFIDMAIILLIVFTMSLNSAWKELVAQRPPSGLVSGPLLFSVLSQILICLGFQIMAFLLIQQLGWYSKPDFYNCSAPQHIDNSTEETSEERIMNDVNTTLFFVSSFQYLIVAIVFSKGKPFRQPSYKNWPFVLSALILVIFLFFIMFVPISGIYQFLELVCVPLSWRVSMVLIVVGNTLVSVFIETVVLDVILWKHVFSRDKQGSYGVSPAGPTPQHPVLTFGLACANMIFLNAL